The Erigeron canadensis isolate Cc75 chromosome 4, C_canadensis_v1, whole genome shotgun sequence genome window below encodes:
- the LOC122595572 gene encoding coatomer subunit gamma-2-like, with protein sequence MAQYVKKDDDRDEEAEYSPFSGIEKGAVLQEARVFNDPQLDSRRCSQVITKLLYLLNQGDSFTKTEATEVFFSVTKLFQARDIGLRRMVYLIIKELSPSADEVIMVTSSLMKDMNSKTDVYRANAIRVLCRITDGTLLTQIERYLKQAIVDKNPVVASAALVSGIHLLQTNPEIVKRWSNEVQEAVQSRAALVQFHALALLQQIRQNDRLAVSKLVTSLTKGTVRSPLAQCLLIRYTSQVIRESSMNSQTEDRPFYDYLEGCLRHKAEMVILEAARAITELNDVTNRELTPAITVLQLFLSSSKPVVRFAAVRTLNKVAMTHPMAVTTCNIDMESLISDQNRSIATLAITTLLKTGNESGVDRLMKQITNFMSDIADEFKIVVVDAIRSLCLKFPLKFRTLMGFLSNILREEGGFEYKKAIVDSIVTIIRDIPDAKESGLLHLCEFIEDCEFTYLSTQILHFLGIEGPKTSDPSKFIRYIYNRVILENATVRASAVSTLAKFGAMVDPLKPRIFVLLRRCLYDIDDEVRDRATLYLNTIGGDGSVIETDIGVKEFLFGSLDIPLANLETSLKNYEPSDEPFDVSSVSRETRSRPFAEKKSAAKKPTGLGAPPAGPTSAVDTYEKLLLSIPEFSTFGKLFKSSAPVELTEAETEYAVNVVKHIFDKHVVFQYNCTNTIPEQLLEDVTIVVDASEAEEFEELATKPLKSLPYDSPGQTFVAFEKPEGVPAVGKFTNVLRFVVKEVDPSTGEAEEDGVEDEYQLEEFELVAADYMLKIGVSNFRNAWESLGEDFERVDEYGLGPRESLKEAVSAVIGLLGMQPCEGTEVVAANSRSHTCLLSGVYIGNVRVLVRLSFGVDSSKEVAMKLAVRSEDEAVSDAIHELVAN encoded by the exons CCGAGTACTCTCCCTTTTCGGGAATTGAAAAGGGAGCAGTTCTTCAGGAAGCTAGGGTCTTCAATGATCCTCAACTAGATTCAAGGAGGTGCTCTCAG GTTATTACAAAGCTGCTGTATCTTCTGAATCAAGGTGATAGTTTCACAAAG ACCGAAGCTACAGAAGTTTTCTTTTCAGTAACAAAACTTTTCCAGGCTAGAGACATTGGATTACGTAGAATGGTTTACCTGATTATAAAGGAGCTATCTCCTTCTGCTGACGAG GTTATAATGGTCACAAGTTCCCTAATGAAAGACATGAATAGCAAGACTGATGTGTATCGAGCAAATGCCATTCGTGTCCTCTGTCGCATTACAGATGGAACACTTCTTACTCAAATTGAGAGATACCTAAAACAAGCTATTGTTGACAAAAACCCTGTCGTAGCTAGTGCAGCCCTAGTCAGCGGTATCCATTTGCTTCAG ACAAACCCAGAGATTGTGAAAAGATGGAGCAATGAGGTACAAGAAGCTGTTCAATCAAGGGCGGCACTAGTACAATTTCATGCTCTTGCTTTGCTCCAACAG ATAAGACAAAATGATCGGTTAGCTGTAAGCAAATTAGTTACTAGCTTGACAAAGGGTACCGTTCGTTCACCTTTGGCTCAATGCCTGCTGATTCGTTACACCAGTCAG GTTATTAGGGAGTCGAGCATGAATAGCCAAACTGAGGACCGACCATTTTATGACTATTTGGAAGGTTGCCTCCGCCACAAAGCAGAGATGGTCATTCTTGAAGCTGCCAGGGCAATAACGGAATTAAATGATGTTACTAACCGGGAATTGACCCCAGCAATCACTGTCTTACAGCTTTTCCTGAGTTCATCTAAGCCTGTAGTCCGGTTCGCTGCCGTCCGCACGTTAAACAAG GTGGCAATGACGCATCCAATGGCTGTAACTACCTGTAACATAGATATGGAGAGTTTGATTTCAGATCAAAACAGAAGCATTGCAACTCTTGCTATTACCACACTGCTGAAAACAGGCAATGAATCAGGTGTTGATCGTTTGATGAAACAAATTACCAACTTCATGTCTGACATTGCTGACGAGTTCAAAATTGTTGTGGTCGATGCCATTAGATCATTGTGTTTGAAGTTTCCCCTTAAGTTCAGAACATT gaTGGGTTTCTTGAGCAATATTCTGAGAGAGGAAGGTGGATTTGAATACAAGAAAGCAATTGTTGATTCGATTGTAACCATCATTAGAGATATCCCAGATGCAAAAGAGAGTGGGCTCCTTCACCTTTGTGAATTCATTGAGGACTGTGAATTCACATATCTATCAACACAG ATTCTTCATTTTCTAGGAATTGAGGGACCAAAAACATCAGATCCTAGCAAATTCATCCGGTACATATATAACCGTGTGATACTTGAGAATGCAACTGTTCGAGCTAGTGCCGTGAGCACTTTGGCAAAGTTTGGTGCCATGGTTGACCCATTGAAG CCTCGCATCTTTGTTTTGTTGAGGCGCTGTCTATATGATATTGATGACGAG GTTCGTGACAGGGCTACACTGTATCTAAACACTATTGGAGGTGATGGTTCTGTTATTGAAACTGATATAGGAGTAAAGGAATTTCTCTTTGGGTCGCTGGATATTCCACTAGCCAATCTGGAGACTAGTTTGAAGAACTAC GAACCATCAGATGAACCCTTTGATGTCAGTTCTGTATCAAGGGAGACCAGGTCTCGGCCATTTGCGGAAAAGAAATCTGCGGCTAAAAAGCCTACTGGTCTAGGTGCTCCTCCAGCTGGCCCCACTTCAGCGGTTGATACATATGAAAAATTGCTATTATCAATTCCAGAGTTCTCTACGTTTGGAAAGCTTTTCAAG TCCTCTGCACCAGTGGAACTCACTGAAGCTGAGACAGAGTACGCTGTTAACGTTGTCAAACACATATTTGATAAGCATGTTGTGTTCCAGTACAACTGTACCAATACAATTCCTGAACAGTTATTGGAAGAT GTCACCATCGTTGTGGATGCTTCAGAAGCAGAGGAATTTGAAGAACTAGCAACCAAGCCACTAAAATCCCTACCATATGATTCACCAGGACAAACATTTGTTGCATTTGAGAAACCAGAAGGTGTTCCAGCTGTTGGCAAATTTACCAATGTTCTACGGTTCGTTGTTAAAGAG GTTGATCCTTCCACTGGCGAGGCCGAGGAAGATGGCGTGGAAGATGAATACCAGCTGGAGGAATTTGAATTGGTTGCAGCTGATTACATGCTTAAAATTGGGGTTTCCAATTTCAGGAATGCATGGGAATCATTGGGTGAAGACTTTGAGCGTGTTGATGAGTATGGTCTTGGCCCAAGGGAAAGTTTGAAAGAAGCTGTTAGTGCCGTTATTGGCCTTCTTGGCATGCAGCCTTGTGAG GGCACAGAAGTAGTGGCAGCCAACTCAAGATCACACACATGCTTGTTATCAGGGGTATACATAGGCAACGTGAGGGTACTTGTTCGCTTATCATTTGGAGTGGACAGTAGCAAAGAGGTGGCAATGAAACTTGCTGTTAGATCAGAGGACGAAGCTGTAAGCGACGCAATTCATGAACTAGTTGCCAACTAG
- the LOC122594827 gene encoding guanine nucleotide-binding protein subunit beta-2-like — translation MSVAELRERHLAATETLNSLKERLRERRIQLLDTDVASYARAQGKTAVEIGPADLVCCRDLQGHTGKVYSLDWTPEKNRIVSASQDGRLIVWNALTSQKTHAIKLPCAWVMACAFSPSGQSVACGGLDSVCSIFNLSSPLDNNGTMPVSRMLSGHKGYVSSCQYVPDDDTRLITGSGDQTCVLWDITTGLRASVFGGEFQSGHTADISSVSINGSNSRMFVSGSSDATVRLWDTRVASRAVRTFHGHEGDVNSVKFFPDGNRFGSGSDDGTCRLFDIRTGHQLQVYPPQQQQHDDNNTPTVTSIAFSISGRLLFASYSNGDCFVWDTLLAEVVLNLGDFQNSHEARVSCLGLSADGSALCTGSWDTSLKIWAFGGHRTVI, via the exons ATGTCTGTAGCTGAGCTGAGAGAGAGACACTTAGCTGCTACTGAAACTTTAAATTCACTTAAGGAACGCTTACGTGAACGCCGGATTCAACTTCTAGATACCGACG TTGCGAGTTATGCAAGAGCGCAAGGGAAAACAGCGGTTGAGATTGGACCGGCGGATCTAGTTTGTTGCCGGGATTTACAAGGACATACCGGAAAG GTGTATTCACTAGATTGGACTCCTGAAAAGAACCGGATAGTTAGTGCATCTCAAGATGGAAGGTTGATAGTTTGGAATGCTCTTACAAGTCAGAAAACTCATGCCATTAAACTTCCATGTGCATGGGTTATGGCATGTGCCTTTTCTCCAAGCGGACAGTCAGTTGCTTGTGGTGGCCTTGATAGTGTATGCTCCATCTTCAATCTTAGTTCACCGCTTGACAACAACGGTACTATGCCTGTATCAAGGATGCTTAGCGGGCACAAGGGTTATGTGTCTTCCTGTCAGTACGTACCGGATGATGATActcggttaataaccggttctGGGGATCAGACATGTGTTTTGTGGGATATAACTACAGGATTGAGAGCATCCGTCTTTGGAGGCGAGTTTCAGTCGGGGCATACCGCAGACATTTCGAG TGTGTCGATCAATGGGTCCAACTCAAGAATGTTTGTCTCTGGCTCTTCTGATGCAACTGTACGTCTTTGGGACACACGTGTTGCAAGTCGGGCAGTAAGAACGTTTCATGGTCATGAAGGGGATGTTAATTCTGTAAAGTTCTTCCCAGACGGAAATAGGTTCGGAAGTGGATCAGATGACGGAACATGCAGACTTTTTGACATTAGAACTGGACATCAGCTCCAAGTGTACCCTcctcagcagcagcagcatgATGATAATAACACCCCTACTGTGACTTCTATTGCTTTCTCCATATCAGGACGTCTACTCTTTGCTAGCTACTCCAATGGTGATTGCTTTGTTTGGGACACTCTATTGGCAGAG GTTGTTTTGAATCTTGGAGATTTCCAGAACTCGCATGAGGCTCGTGTGAGCTGTCTAGGTTTGTCGGCTGATGGCAGTGCCTTGTGCACAGGAAGTTGGGATACGAGTCTCAAG ATTTGGGCTTTCGGAGGGCACCGGACAGTGATCTGA
- the LOC122594826 gene encoding glucan endo-1,3-beta-D-glucosidase, whose protein sequence is MAPHQQYYSLQLFILFTFFLHFPIFTNSQSFIGVNYGQVADNLPAPEATAKLLQSTSIGKVRMYGADPAIIRALANTGIGIVIGAANGDIPALASDPNYATQWVNSNVLAYPDSNIIVITVGNEVMTAVDQSLVSLCLPAMQNVQNALNAASLGGKIKVSTVHSMAVLAASDPPSSATFNSGFSDTMRSLLKFHSANGSPFMINPYPFFAYQSDTRPETLAFCLFQPNAGRVDSGNGIKYMNMFDAQLDAVRSALNAMGFKDIEIVVAETGWAYKGDVNEAGPSVDNAKAYNGNLINHLRSKVGTPLMPGKSVDTYIFALYDENLKPGPGSERSFGLFKPDLSMTYDVGLSKNSQTPTSPTTPTTPTIPSPSQTTGWCVPKPGVSDAQLQSNLDYVCSQGLDCGPIQPGGACFEPNTVAAHAAYAMNLLYQTAGRNPWNCDFLQTATLTSNNPSYNNCIYPGGR, encoded by the exons ATGGCACCTCATCAACAATATTATTCCTTACAACTCTTCATTCTATTCACTTTTTTCCTTCATTTTCCCATCTTCACAA aTTCGCAGTCATTTATCGGCGTAAACTACGGGCAAGTGGCAGACAACTTGCCGGCGCCGGAGGCAACGGCTAAACTGCTGCAATCAACATCCATAGGAAAAGTGAGGATGTATGGAGCTGATCCAGCAATAATTCGTGCGTTAGCGAATACGGGTATCGGGATAGTGATCGGGGCAGCAAATGGGGATATACCCGCATTGGCTTCTGATCCGAATTATGCAACTCAGTGGGTTAACTCGAACGTGTTGGCTTATCCGGATAGTAATATCATTGTTATTACAGTTGGTAATGAAGTTATGACTGCCGTTGACCAAAGTCTTGTGTCTCTTTGTCTTCCTGCCATGCAAAATGTCCAAAATGCCCTCAATGCCG CATCATTGGGTGGGAAGATTAAGGTTTCAACGGTCCACTCGATGGCAGTACTGGCAGCCTCGGACCCACCTTCTTCGGCAACGTTTAATTCTGGGTTCAGTGATACAATGCGATCACTCTTGAAGTTCCATAGTGCAAATGGGTCACCTTTCATGATCAACCCTTACCCGTTCTTTGCTTACCAAAGTGATACACGACCTGAAACACTGGCATTTTGTCTCTTCCAACCCAACGCAGGCCGAGTTGACTCAGGCAATGGTATCAAGTACATGAACATGTTTGATGCACAG TTGGATGCTGTGAGGTCGGCTCTAAATGCAATGGGATTCAAGGACATTGAAATCGTGGTTGCTGAAACAGGATGGGCTTACAAGGGTGACGTGAATGAGGCTGGACCAAGTGTGGATAATGCTAAAGCGTACAATGGTAATTTGATCAATCACCTAAGGTCAAAGGTTGGAACGCCATTGATGCCAGGAAAGTCTGTTGATACATACATCTTTGCACTCTATGATGAGAACTTGAAGCCTGGGCCCGGCTCTGAGAGATCATTTGGGCTTTTTAAGCCTGACCTCTCCATGACTTATGACGTGGGTCTGTCGAAGAATAGTCAG ACTCCGACATCGCCTACAACACCTACAACTCCGACAATACCTTCGCCAAGTCAAACAACAGGATGGTGTGTACCCAAACCAGGAGTCTCAGATGCACAACTGCAATCAAATCTAGACTACGTGTGTAGTCAAGGTCTTGATTGTGGTCCAATTCAACCCGGTGGTGCCTGTTTTGAGCCTAATACAGTAGCAGCCCATGCTGCTTATGCTATGAACCTCCTTTATCAAACTGCTGGCAGGAACCCATGGAATTGTGACTTCCTTCAAACAGCTACACTTACATCCAACAATCCTA GTTACAACAATTGTATATACCCTGGTGGTAGATAA